The following are encoded together in the Bacillus sp. NP157 genome:
- a CDS encoding glycoside hydrolase family 78 protein — protein sequence MPRILLLALLTFPALSAAASLERLRVERTAAPLYVDVAKPRFGWVVHAEKDGTQQLGYRLRVTHAGAPVWDSGEVASAQSFDVTYAGPALVPGERYDWQVDVRTSEGMAHASDSFGTALDEAGWAGARWIGKADAASVPAPLLRRTIHVDGRVARATLYVAAGGYADLSVDDKPVSDAVLSPGFTDYAKRLEVVATDLALSPGEHVLGAELGRGFYGMTNPNVWHWERAPWHGQPRLRAVLVIRYADGRMERIPTDASWQLADGPTRLDDLYGGETYDARAASPSAWTPATELPAPTGRLVAQTEQPIRVTGTLDAVEVTEPVPGTFVFAFPRVIAGWASFDVDGPAGTTITARYGEKLLPDGTVDARDEHHYFKAGFQTDRLTLAGGRTQWHPRFSYKGFRYVQVDGWPGRPPRDAVKARLVHTDVDVTGRFDSANDLLDWIHRAAVDTMLNNLHGIPTDTPMYEKNGWTGDGMLGADMFLRNFDADPLLAKWVRDIADTRTASGAPLLIAPNPGWGTGRAPTWHAAYVLVPWSLWWQAGDRAPIDEHLGGISRYVAMEHARSPGGIADTDLGDWVSPTTDPAGENAPEDRRVAATAYLYRMERVVADMQRLAGTPAEATRFDGLADSVREAFNTRFLDRAAARYRGEGDTGYRQAHNLLALGFGLVPDDLRARVAAGVAADARERGDHLDTGALATKLILPVLTATGHADEAWAIATQVTFPSWGFWRANGATSLWEHWKLASRSRGHYFLGTVDDWLFEDVAGLRPLAPGWRRIGVRPALTAWLDHASASVMTPYGEASVAWKKGPDGIDVDVQVPVGSEAEVGLPGRPPVIVRSGRHRLTLH from the coding sequence TTGCCACGCATCCTGCTGCTCGCCTTGCTGACCTTCCCCGCGCTCAGTGCCGCCGCCTCGCTTGAACGGCTGCGCGTCGAGCGCACCGCCGCCCCGCTCTACGTCGACGTGGCAAAACCGCGCTTCGGCTGGGTCGTGCATGCCGAAAAGGACGGCACGCAGCAGCTTGGCTACCGGCTGCGGGTCACCCACGCCGGCGCGCCTGTCTGGGACAGCGGCGAGGTCGCTTCCGCGCAGTCGTTCGACGTGACTTACGCCGGCCCCGCACTGGTGCCCGGCGAACGCTACGACTGGCAGGTGGACGTACGGACGTCCGAAGGCATGGCGCATGCCAGCGATAGTTTCGGGACCGCGCTGGACGAGGCGGGTTGGGCGGGTGCGCGCTGGATCGGCAAGGCCGACGCCGCCAGCGTGCCCGCCCCCCTCCTGCGCCGGACGATCCATGTGGACGGCCGCGTCGCGCGGGCCACGCTCTACGTCGCCGCGGGCGGCTATGCCGATCTCTCGGTGGACGACAAGCCGGTAAGCGATGCCGTGCTCTCGCCCGGCTTCACCGACTACGCGAAGCGGCTGGAAGTCGTCGCCACCGACCTCGCGCTGTCGCCGGGCGAGCATGTGCTCGGCGCGGAACTGGGTCGTGGCTTCTACGGGATGACCAACCCGAACGTATGGCATTGGGAGCGGGCGCCTTGGCACGGCCAGCCGCGCCTGCGCGCCGTGCTGGTGATCCGCTACGCCGATGGGCGGATGGAGCGCATCCCCACCGATGCAAGCTGGCAGCTGGCGGACGGCCCGACGCGGCTCGACGACCTGTACGGCGGCGAGACCTACGACGCGCGCGCGGCGAGCCCGTCGGCATGGACGCCCGCGACGGAACTGCCTGCGCCCACCGGCCGCCTCGTCGCGCAGACCGAACAGCCGATCCGCGTCACCGGCACGCTCGACGCCGTCGAGGTCACCGAGCCGGTGCCTGGCACCTTCGTGTTCGCGTTTCCGCGGGTGATCGCGGGCTGGGCCAGCTTCGACGTGGACGGCCCGGCGGGCACGACGATCACCGCCCGCTACGGTGAAAAGCTGTTGCCGGACGGCACGGTCGATGCGCGCGACGAACACCATTACTTCAAGGCGGGCTTCCAGACCGACCGGCTTACCCTGGCGGGCGGCCGCACCCAATGGCATCCGCGCTTCTCCTACAAGGGCTTCCGCTACGTGCAGGTGGACGGCTGGCCGGGGCGTCCCCCGCGCGACGCGGTGAAGGCCCGGCTTGTGCACACCGACGTGGACGTCACCGGGCGCTTCGACAGCGCGAACGACCTGCTCGACTGGATCCACCGTGCCGCCGTGGACACCATGCTCAACAACCTGCATGGCATTCCCACCGACACGCCGATGTACGAGAAGAACGGCTGGACCGGCGACGGCATGCTCGGTGCGGACATGTTCCTGCGCAACTTCGATGCCGATCCCCTGCTGGCCAAGTGGGTGCGCGACATCGCCGATACGCGCACGGCCAGCGGGGCACCGCTGCTGATCGCACCGAACCCGGGCTGGGGCACCGGTCGCGCGCCGACCTGGCACGCGGCGTACGTGCTGGTACCGTGGTCGCTGTGGTGGCAGGCGGGCGATCGCGCGCCCATCGACGAACACCTCGGGGGCATCTCGCGCTATGTCGCGATGGAGCACGCGCGCTCGCCGGGTGGCATCGCCGACACCGACCTCGGCGACTGGGTCAGCCCGACCACCGATCCCGCAGGCGAAAACGCGCCCGAGGATCGCAGGGTCGCCGCCACCGCCTACCTCTACCGGATGGAACGCGTGGTGGCCGACATGCAGCGCCTGGCCGGCACGCCGGCCGAGGCCACGCGCTTCGACGGCCTGGCCGACAGCGTGCGCGAGGCCTTCAACACGCGCTTCCTCGACCGCGCGGCGGCCCGCTATCGCGGCGAGGGCGACACCGGTTATCGCCAGGCGCATAACCTGCTTGCGCTGGGTTTTGGCCTCGTACCGGACGACCTGCGCGCCCGCGTGGCCGCTGGCGTGGCTGCGGATGCGCGCGAACGCGGCGACCATCTCGACACCGGCGCGCTGGCGACGAAGCTGATCCTCCCCGTGCTGACGGCCACCGGGCATGCCGACGAGGCGTGGGCGATCGCCACCCAGGTCACGTTCCCCAGCTGGGGTTTCTGGCGCGCGAACGGCGCCACCAGCCTGTGGGAACACTGGAAACTGGCATCGCGCTCGCGCGGCCACTATTTCCTCGGCACCGTGGATGACTGGCTATTCGAGGACGTGGCCGGCTTGCGGCCGCTGGCACCCGGCTGGCGTCGCATCGGCGTGCGGCCTGCGCTCACGGCGTGGCTGGACCATGCCTCGGCCAGCGTGATGACGCCCTATGGCGAAGCCTCGGTCGCCTGGAAAAAAGGCCCCGATGGCATCGACGTGGACGTCCAGGTGCCGGTGGGCAGCGAGGCGGAAGTCGGCTTGCCGGGCCGTCCGCCGGTGATCGTGCGCAGCGGTCGTCACCGTCTCACCCTGCACTGA
- a CDS encoding cache domain-containing protein yields MSAIANWFGRTTLNTRVWMVMSIVVLGLAGQTVMSGIESRGAQMRGLESSLGQHVAAASAIADAYHARAAKGEISDVQARVDALRDIEAMRWDSGTGYVFAFDSALDMRMHPLRHDEVGKNIREDVDGNGFHHYVAMLDADKASGHGLTRYTQIIPKTKELKDKISYSAWYKPWDLHFISGAYFDDIDAAFRLQMEKDLAKSGLVAALALFVVWFSMSSIRASVGGEPRDAVRIASRIAGGDLRTEGEAGFAPASLLGALERMRGTLSSIVAEVQQGAHVVSTTAGEIARGNDDLSQRTQEQASSLEETAASMEEMTATVKQNAENANAADRLSRHARSEAEQGGDVVAQAMGAMREIGDSSRRIADIVGMMDEIAFQTNLLALNAAVEAARAGEQGRGFAVVAGEVRRLAQSSAAASKQIKALIAESGERVDAGTQLVERSASALRDIVGSVKKVTDIVAEIAAASAEQSAGVDQVNIAIAQIDQVTQENAALVEEAAAAAKSMQDQARALREQVAFFHVEGGVAEERPAPLAPAAHDMRFGEKAAAAGWVEFA; encoded by the coding sequence ATGTCGGCAATTGCAAACTGGTTTGGACGTACCACGCTGAACACGCGCGTGTGGATGGTGATGTCGATCGTCGTGCTGGGCCTGGCCGGGCAGACGGTGATGTCGGGAATCGAGAGCCGGGGTGCGCAGATGCGTGGCCTGGAATCGTCGCTCGGCCAGCACGTGGCGGCGGCCAGCGCGATCGCCGACGCGTATCACGCACGCGCGGCGAAGGGTGAGATCAGCGATGTCCAGGCCCGCGTGGATGCGCTGCGCGACATCGAAGCGATGCGCTGGGATAGCGGCACCGGTTACGTGTTCGCGTTCGACTCGGCGCTGGACATGCGCATGCATCCGCTGCGCCATGATGAAGTGGGCAAGAACATCCGCGAGGACGTGGACGGCAACGGCTTCCATCACTACGTGGCCATGCTCGATGCCGACAAGGCCAGCGGCCACGGCCTGACCCGCTACACCCAGATCATCCCGAAGACGAAGGAGCTGAAGGACAAGATCAGCTACTCCGCCTGGTACAAGCCGTGGGACCTGCACTTCATTTCAGGTGCATACTTCGACGACATCGATGCGGCGTTCCGGCTGCAGATGGAAAAGGATCTCGCCAAGTCCGGCCTGGTCGCCGCGCTGGCGCTGTTCGTGGTCTGGTTCTCGATGAGCAGCATCCGCGCCAGTGTCGGCGGCGAGCCGCGCGATGCCGTGCGCATCGCCAGCCGCATCGCTGGCGGCGACCTGCGCACCGAAGGCGAGGCAGGTTTTGCCCCGGCCAGCCTGCTCGGCGCGCTCGAGCGCATGCGCGGGACGCTGTCGTCGATCGTCGCGGAAGTGCAGCAGGGCGCGCACGTGGTGTCGACCACGGCGGGCGAAATCGCCCGCGGCAACGACGACCTGTCGCAGCGCACGCAGGAGCAGGCTTCGAGCCTCGAAGAGACCGCCGCGTCGATGGAAGAGATGACGGCGACGGTGAAGCAGAACGCCGAGAACGCCAACGCGGCCGATCGCCTTTCGCGTCATGCGCGCAGCGAGGCGGAGCAGGGCGGTGACGTCGTGGCGCAGGCGATGGGGGCGATGCGCGAGATCGGCGATTCCAGCCGGCGGATCGCCGACATCGTCGGCATGATGGATGAGATCGCTTTCCAGACGAACCTGCTGGCGCTGAACGCCGCGGTCGAAGCGGCGCGTGCCGGCGAACAGGGCCGCGGCTTCGCCGTGGTGGCCGGTGAAGTGCGCCGGCTCGCCCAGTCCAGCGCGGCGGCATCGAAGCAGATCAAGGCGTTGATCGCCGAGAGTGGCGAGCGCGTCGATGCGGGCACGCAGCTGGTCGAGCGTTCGGCTTCGGCGTTGCGCGACATCGTCGGCAGCGTGAAGAAGGTGACCGACATCGTGGCCGAGATCGCCGCGGCCAGCGCCGAGCAGTCCGCCGGCGTCGATCAGGTCAACATCGCCATCGCGCAGATCGACCAGGTCACCCAGGAAAACGCGGCACTGGTGGAAGAAGCCGCGGCCGCGGCGAAGTCCATGCAGGACCAGGCCCGGGCCTTGCGCGAGCAGGTCGCGTTCTTCCACGTCGAGGGTGGCGTGGCCGAAGAGCGTCCCGCACCGCTCGCCCCGGCGGCCCACGACATGCGCTTCGGCGAGAAGGCAGCGGCCGCGGGCTGGGTCGAATTCGCCTGA
- a CDS encoding DUF2501 domain-containing protein yields MKIPFAGLALGLVVASTAAPAMQLDKLSGLMGGGGSLSSGSASNAAGIIQYCVNNNYLGGDSGASGVKDKLLGGLAGDPNAANTDAGSSSGSNLLSGLGGKSKKNASTATTSADPTKDKGYLDGAKGLLKTGDGKTVNLTGGDSSNSGDMKGKLVHKACDAVLKQGKKWAGM; encoded by the coding sequence ATGAAGATCCCGTTTGCCGGCCTTGCCCTCGGCCTCGTCGTCGCCAGTACCGCCGCGCCCGCCATGCAGCTGGACAAGCTCTCCGGGCTGATGGGCGGCGGCGGATCGCTCAGCTCAGGCAGCGCGAGCAACGCCGCCGGCATCATCCAGTACTGCGTGAACAACAATTACCTCGGCGGCGACAGCGGCGCTTCCGGAGTCAAGGACAAGCTGCTCGGCGGCCTGGCCGGCGACCCGAATGCCGCCAACACCGACGCGGGTAGCTCCTCGGGCAGCAACCTGCTCAGCGGGCTGGGCGGCAAGTCGAAGAAGAACGCCAGCACCGCGACGACCAGCGCCGACCCCACGAAAGACAAGGGTTACCTCGACGGCGCCAAGGGCCTGCTCAAGACCGGCGATGGCAAGACCGTGAACCTGACCGGTGGCGACAGCAGCAACAGCGGCGACATGAAGGGCAAGCTCGTGCACAAGGCCTGCGATGCCGTGCTCAAGCAAGGCAAGAAGTGGGCCGGCATGTGA
- a CDS encoding response regulator: MPSTFPLQDHALISQSLDAVPFGVVGLAPNGELLYANAWARARLRSGAFLAFWNPAGRAALEAVLPTIGARGIRDLELVAADGATWRVALETWRESAIGEGTVLATLRPPQGDPSFLGADGAAPMDITQDQLRQAQKMDAIGKLTGGVAHDFNNLLQVISGNLQLLVNDVAGNPRAERRVANAMAGVARGSKLAAQLLAFGRRQPLAPKVVNIGRFVRDMDELLRRALGEAIEVETVIAGGLWNTLVDPGNVENALLNLAINARDAMGGAGKLTVEAGNALLDEAYAKSHGDLKAGQYVMLAVTDTGTGISPDVLAQVFEPFFTTKPEGQGTGLGLSMVYGFVKQSGGHVKIYSEPGHGTTVKIYLPRSVQSEDRLVDLDEGGVRGGDETVLVAEDDDQVREIVVGMLADLGYRVLKARDAESALSIIDSGIAVDLLFTDVVMPGPLRSPELARKAVERQPNIAVLFTSGYTENAIVHGGRLDEGVELLSKPYTREALARKVRQVLAARLPATPVDPAHSAAPSMPAPPSPRAPAAYRVLVVEDDALIRMSIAEMLESRGHTVFEAGDGNEAMRVHDAERIDVLLTDVGLPGMSGVEVAELMRESRPDLPVLFATGDHTANGVRRDARTAVIVKPYGVADLTEAIARITS, translated from the coding sequence ATGCCATCGACGTTCCCGCTGCAGGACCACGCCCTCATCAGCCAGTCGCTCGACGCGGTGCCGTTTGGCGTCGTCGGGCTCGCCCCGAACGGGGAACTCCTCTACGCCAACGCGTGGGCACGCGCGCGCCTGCGCAGCGGGGCCTTCCTGGCGTTCTGGAACCCGGCGGGGCGTGCGGCGCTGGAAGCCGTCCTGCCGACGATCGGGGCTCGCGGCATTCGTGACCTTGAGCTGGTCGCAGCGGATGGTGCGACGTGGCGCGTGGCACTGGAGACATGGCGCGAGTCGGCGATTGGCGAGGGCACGGTGCTGGCGACGCTGCGGCCGCCGCAGGGCGATCCGTCGTTCCTGGGCGCCGATGGTGCCGCGCCGATGGACATCACCCAGGACCAGCTGCGCCAGGCGCAGAAGATGGACGCCATCGGCAAGCTCACCGGCGGCGTCGCGCACGACTTCAACAACCTGCTCCAGGTCATCAGCGGCAACCTGCAACTGCTGGTCAACGACGTGGCCGGCAATCCACGCGCCGAGCGTCGCGTCGCCAACGCCATGGCCGGCGTCGCCCGCGGCTCGAAGCTGGCGGCCCAGTTGCTCGCGTTCGGCCGGCGCCAGCCGCTGGCGCCCAAGGTGGTGAACATCGGCCGCTTCGTCCGCGACATGGACGAGCTGTTGCGCCGGGCGCTGGGCGAAGCGATCGAAGTGGAAACGGTGATCGCCGGCGGCCTGTGGAACACGCTGGTCGACCCGGGCAACGTAGAGAATGCCCTGCTCAACCTCGCCATCAACGCGCGTGACGCGATGGGCGGCGCGGGCAAGCTCACCGTCGAAGCCGGCAATGCGCTGCTCGACGAGGCCTATGCGAAGTCGCATGGCGACCTCAAGGCCGGCCAGTACGTGATGCTCGCGGTGACCGACACGGGCACCGGCATCAGCCCCGACGTGCTCGCCCAGGTGTTCGAGCCGTTCTTCACCACCAAGCCCGAAGGGCAGGGCACCGGCCTCGGCCTGTCCATGGTCTATGGCTTCGTGAAGCAGTCCGGCGGCCACGTGAAGATCTACAGCGAACCCGGCCACGGCACCACGGTGAAGATCTACCTGCCCCGTTCGGTGCAAAGCGAAGACCGCCTGGTCGACCTCGACGAGGGCGGCGTGCGCGGCGGCGACGAAACCGTGCTGGTGGCCGAGGACGACGACCAGGTCCGCGAGATCGTGGTCGGCATGCTGGCCGACCTGGGCTATCGCGTACTGAAGGCGCGCGACGCCGAGAGCGCACTCTCGATCATCGACAGCGGCATCGCGGTGGACCTGCTGTTCACCGACGTGGTGATGCCGGGCCCGCTGCGCAGCCCGGAGCTCGCGCGCAAGGCGGTTGAACGCCAGCCGAACATCGCCGTGCTGTTCACCTCGGGCTACACCGAGAACGCCATCGTGCATGGCGGCCGCCTGGATGAAGGCGTGGAGCTGCTGAGCAAGCCGTATACGCGTGAAGCACTGGCGCGCAAGGTGCGCCAGGTGCTTGCCGCGCGGCTGCCGGCGACGCCGGTCGATCCGGCCCATTCGGCGGCGCCGTCGATGCCGGCGCCACCCTCGCCACGGGCACCCGCCGCTTACCGCGTGCTGGTGGTCGAAGACGACGCACTGATCCGCATGAGCATCGCCGAGATGCTGGAGAGCCGCGGCCACACCGTGTTCGAGGCAGGCGACGGCAACGAAGCCATGCGCGTGCACGATGCCGAACGGATCGACGTGCTGCTCACCGACGTCGGCCTGCCCGGCATGAGTGGCGTCGAAGTGGCCGAGCTCATGCGCGAATCGCGCCCGGACCTGCCCGTGCTGTTCGCCACCGGCGACCACACGGCCAACGGCGTTCGCCGCGATGCACGCACCGCGGTGATCGTGAAGCCCTACGGCGTGGCCGACCTGACCGAGGCGATCGCGCGGATCACGAGCTGA
- a CDS encoding AMP-binding protein produces the protein MQAPAPSYVHGASATPLLGETVGGLLDRIVARWPERPALVVRQQGVRWTYREFHAEVERVAAGLLALGLEPGDRVGIWAPNRAEWVVAQFAAPKAGLILVNINPAYRSHELAFSLNKVACRALILPRVFKSSRYLEILSGLAPELAHAQPGGLRAAALPDLRHVVLLDDAPAAGTWRWQDIAADDAARARLAKVEAGLSFDDPVNIQFTSGTTGAPKGATLTHHNIVNNGFFIGEAMRLTEEDRLCIPVPFYHCFGMVLGNLACVTHGACMVIPGEGFDALATLETVAEERCTGLHGVPTMFIAELEHPRFHEFDLSSLRTGIMAGSPCPIEVMRRVVRDMHMAEVTIAYGMTETSPVSFQTVPEDPLERRVSTVGRVHPHVEVKIVDDSGRVVPRGGTGELLTRGYSVMRGYWGDEANTRSALDDARWMHTGDLAVIDDDGYCTIVGRLKDMIIRGGENIYPREIEEFLYGHPDIQDVQVFGVADARFGEQVCAWVRLRDGASVGEAGIQDYCRRHLAYFKVPHYVRFVDTFPMTVTGKVQKYLMRQAMEAELAGNPPA, from the coding sequence ATGCAAGCCCCAGCCCCCAGTTACGTCCACGGCGCCAGCGCCACGCCCCTGCTTGGTGAAACGGTCGGCGGCCTGCTCGACCGGATCGTGGCGCGCTGGCCCGAACGGCCGGCGTTGGTGGTCCGCCAGCAGGGCGTGCGCTGGACCTACCGCGAATTCCACGCCGAGGTGGAGCGCGTGGCGGCCGGGCTGCTGGCGCTCGGCCTGGAACCGGGCGACCGGGTCGGCATCTGGGCACCGAACCGGGCCGAATGGGTCGTCGCGCAATTCGCCGCGCCCAAGGCCGGGCTCATCCTGGTCAACATCAACCCGGCTTACCGCTCGCACGAGCTTGCCTTCTCTCTGAACAAGGTCGCCTGCCGCGCGCTGATCCTCCCGCGCGTGTTCAAGAGCTCCCGGTACCTCGAGATCCTGTCCGGCCTGGCGCCGGAGCTTGCCCATGCCCAGCCTGGAGGCCTGCGTGCCGCCGCGCTGCCCGACCTGCGCCATGTCGTTTTGCTCGACGACGCGCCGGCCGCGGGCACCTGGCGCTGGCAGGACATCGCCGCCGACGACGCGGCACGCGCGCGTCTGGCGAAGGTCGAAGCGGGCTTGTCGTTCGACGATCCGGTCAACATCCAGTTCACCTCGGGAACGACCGGCGCACCGAAGGGCGCCACGCTGACCCACCACAACATCGTCAACAACGGCTTCTTCATCGGCGAAGCCATGCGTCTCACCGAGGAAGACCGGCTGTGCATCCCGGTACCCTTCTACCACTGCTTCGGGATGGTCCTGGGCAACCTGGCCTGCGTGACCCATGGCGCATGCATGGTCATTCCCGGCGAGGGTTTCGATGCGCTGGCCACGCTGGAGACCGTTGCGGAAGAGCGCTGCACGGGCCTGCACGGCGTGCCGACGATGTTCATCGCCGAGCTCGAACATCCGCGCTTCCACGAGTTCGACCTGTCTTCGCTACGCACCGGCATCATGGCCGGCTCACCGTGCCCGATCGAGGTGATGCGCCGTGTCGTCCGCGACATGCACATGGCCGAAGTCACCATCGCCTATGGCATGACCGAAACCAGCCCGGTGAGCTTCCAGACCGTGCCGGAGGATCCGCTGGAGCGTCGCGTGTCCACGGTCGGTCGCGTCCATCCGCACGTAGAGGTGAAGATCGTCGACGACAGCGGCCGCGTGGTTCCGCGCGGCGGCACGGGCGAACTGCTGACCCGCGGCTATTCGGTGATGCGCGGTTACTGGGGCGACGAAGCGAACACGCGCAGCGCGCTCGACGACGCGCGCTGGATGCATACGGGCGACCTTGCCGTCATCGACGACGACGGCTACTGCACCATCGTCGGCCGGCTGAAGGACATGATCATCCGCGGCGGCGAAAACATCTATCCGCGCGAGATCGAAGAATTCCTTTACGGACACCCCGACATCCAGGACGTGCAGGTGTTCGGCGTGGCCGATGCCCGCTTCGGCGAGCAGGTCTGTGCGTGGGTGCGCCTGCGCGACGGCGCCAGCGTGGGCGAGGCCGGCATCCAGGATTACTGTCGCCGCCACCTCGCGTACTTCAAGGTGCCGCACTACGTGCGCTTCGTCGACACCTTCCCGATGACCGTGACCGGCAAGGTGCAGAAGTACCTTATGCGCCAGGCCATGGAGGCCGAACTGGCCGGAAACCCGCCGGCCTGA